A window from Neodiprion fabricii isolate iyNeoFabr1 chromosome 2, iyNeoFabr1.1, whole genome shotgun sequence encodes these proteins:
- the LOC124176271 gene encoding trinucleotide repeat-containing gene 6C protein-like isoform X4 — MFPHNSSSHEISTETNAFVQNSKGDVVLLMASCPSGVEEGRRPDSVRSCDIKSANNTTMARPTSHPVATTTTNDFITVLPRQSGELGSAAEGKACQSVASAITKNPAKHLLIYDNNKINNHNNAEHNHHKYRTQNKPGSPGQLGSSADNSKSISKLLSDNKDSFSDLSIRVLQLSLKLKVTRGEVRQSAGEPSLVRIPKSDCPPWLSHESSVVENYSLLGSRLDKGENNNLKANLRFISNNNYSKSVILLSSTRDGDYYLLSESGGVREDTALENFRLKNNSSSRWESVKLLAVKYSPVTKHDGACRKLTQNDLQNVKLVILYSDGRLFYEDHRLQDSQNDLDVLDIWFNRPNFVTKLLKLHFDNTATLGLLSLAQAQNFATCSSNSLIVSTNESTSLLRSLTDENLTKVEPSRHATVNELMQRICVPLMIECKVYVNGSNNNNIVIGEEMNINNNNPDVIEDIVNVAVCYKTSCTMTTNYRLGFQNDGISYTQATMFTVGALSFQDNNKSNKPLHASFKDDNYQVSAKIDDKFNFNHKSVSKSTLSVRFSDKSETSHATRLNKSDEKMHVLSAVNIPTLTTCEPTMTLKCQPATVASQTNTVPASQVEKHSKVDDKTVLLKSSYLKYDHESTTSNRNSSNHDQNANDFVSLNEESYENDIGFSNTLKNDEHDNDNEDYDDDDDDDNDDDITPKNILQSEKYYQMTSFHDGCAARNDDNCNDNGKRLNTNRPTSNIQKMTELFAIVRDLLSRYQKVYKSDLAQSEIICKQLQKALPNLFNRPYSCNKMYQSSLEYKKRWGIPIISGLAGGGESSLNTGTATSWGSAPPAAPNNNNNNAAQSGWGGTPGNPPVGTGPPNNWGGNNVNRPVTANPNQNQNQGPSGQNIPGEGNVNKVTNPNQSQNPQSGPTTSQSTNATSGNQNNGQWPQGKSSNPGGSGQSQSSQNNNNPSQQSTQPGSSANNNPTNSATSSTVNNTTTAVANNPSSKQQLEQLNTMREALFSQDGWGSQHVNQDTSWEVPTSPEPSMTKDGVPMWKPPVNNGTELWEANLRNGGQPPPQQQAKTPWGHTPSTNIGGTWGEDDDAADSSNMWSGAPTPNPPSTAQWPGAAANQSSGMSGGGTSWGDPRMDPRDPRDLRTVDPREMRDPRDHRISLDPRDHMRVMDPMSRDPRMPDMRGDPRGISGRLNGASADAMWGQPPGPQHHQMSHQHPTGPPAKMVNPSGINQWVAPPPKEMMPGKPSGWEEPSPPTQRRNVPNYDDGTSLWGNPAPNPRPMPGGKVSHWKELPTPNMGRGGMPCPPGMPQNRMPGQPGMKPDVSGPMWGHPTGPGGSGGGGGAGGGGSGTGGGGGAGRNGSWGDGPHDTASWEDQKTPSAWNEPPINPPASWGGPTSHKPKPMGPTGGWGDTEMDPTTSWAHPPKQMLTKEVIWNSREFRYLCDLGYKKEDVETALRNREMNRDEAHELLIQVRPQDHWRRQDSHTGYDPASQSAAAAGYPPRFNHVAQQISFPPGAGMPSVGASGGMSGSVASASLLKLQQQQQQQAAVQLQQQQPSVTAAPQPPFNQTSRTPQNQPSTQQLRMLVQQIQLAVQEGYLNHQILNQPLAPQTLILLNQLLQQIKVLQQLHQQHSVQLTLKGNSQTGLQISVQITKTKQQIANLQNQIAVQQATYMKQQQQQQHPATPSQASDYYKTSVHDPMSALQNTFSDLTMNKEPQVSQQQSRLNQWKLPSLDKEGDLGTNEFSRAPGTTSKPPTTPGGLTQSHSSPNMNPLLGQGDGTWSSRLGDSGWPDAGTSDSTDGKDWQPGGAAFTDLVPEFEPGKPWKGNQMKSIEDDPSITPGSVVRSPLSLAAIKDPDAIFSSTTKTSPPPSANADTSIPSLSNSTWSFNPPATTPSVFASSKNTWGESAPPPTAVTSELWGAPMSKARGPPPGLGSKGGASASNGWVGLAGVNRSSSSWGLQSGAVGNAAWVSTWLLLKNLTPQIDGSTLKTLCMQHGPVQDFRLYLNHGIALAKYSSRDEAIKAQGALNNCVLGNTTIFAESPADSEVHTLLQHLGHGGQQQTAGTAVSGWGLRTTSKAGPPPDTWGGSSSQLWGAPPGGNSLWSNAGIDSGDQQRATPSSLNSYLPGDLLGDEYPSSKTSQISQFSQDLRSRYFEEHLIYDLLESLKMPVQ, encoded by the exons ATGTTTCCACACAATTCTAGTTCACATGAGATTTCTACTGAAACAAATGCCTTCGTACAAAATTCCAAG GGGGATGTAGTATTATTAATGGCAAGTTGTCCGAGTGGGGTGGAGGAGGGGAGAAGACCAGATAGCGTTAGGTCCTGTGATATCAAATCCGCAAACAACACTACTATGGCACGACCTACCAGCCACCCCGtcgccaccaccaccaccaatGACTTCATAACCGTCCTGCCACGCCAATCTG GTGAGCTTGGCTCAGCGGCTGAAGGCAAGGCCTGCCAGTCAGTGGCGTCAGCAATCACAAAAAATCCGGCAAAGCACCTTCTAATctacgataataataaaataaataaccacAACAATGCAGAACATAATCATCACAAATACAGAACGCAAAACAAACCGGGTTCGCCTGGGCAGCTGGGAAGCTCCGCCGATAACTCTAAGTCTATTTCTAAGCTCTTAAGTGATAATAAGGATAGCTTTAGTGATCTAAGCATTAGGGTACTACAACTAAGTCTAAAGTTAAAGGTGACAAGGGGCGAAGTACGTCAATCTGCGGGGGAGCCTAGCCTAGTTAGGATACCCAAGTCTGATTGCCCCCCGTGGCTGTCGCACGAATCGTCCGTTGTCGAGAATTACTCCTTACTAGGGTCCCGCCTTGATAAGGGCGAAAACAATAACCTTAAGGCTAATCTTAGGTTcataagtaataataattactccAAATCTGTGATATTGCTCAGCTCAACCCGCGACGGAGATTACTATCTGCTCTCCGAAAGCGGCGGTGTCAGAGAAGACACAgctctcgaaaattttcgattgaaaaataattcttcaagCCGATGGGAAAGTGTGAAATTACTAGCTGTTAAGTACTCTCCTGTTACCAAGCATGATGGAGCGTGCAGAAAATTGACCCAAAATGATCTTCAAAATGTTAAACTTGTGATCTTATACTCAGATGGCCGTCTGTTTTACGAAGATCATCGTCTCCAGGATTCTCAAAATGATCTTGACGTTCTAGATATTTGGTTCAATCGACCAAACTTTGTCACAAAACTCTTAAAACTGCATTTTGACAATACCGCTACATTAGGGTTGTTGTCCCTCGCACAAGCTCAGAATTTCGCCACCTGTTCTTCCAATTCGCTTATCGTTTCGACAAACGAATCCACCTCTCTGCTGCGATCTTTGACCGATGAAAATCTTACGAAAGTTGAACCTTCTCGACACGCTACTGTGAACGAGCTGATGCAACGCATATGTGTTCCATTAATGATAGAATGTAAGGTTTATGTTAAcggtagtaataataacaatattgttattggagaagaaatgaatattaataacaataatccaGATGTTATCGAAGACATTGTTAACGTCGCTGTGTGCTACAAGACTAGTTGTACTATGACTACTAATTATAGGCTAGGGTTTCAAAATGATGGTATTAGCTATACCCAAGCAACAATGTTTACTGTTGGTGCTCTTTCATTTCAGGATAACAATAAGTCTAACAAGCCTCTACACGCTAGCTTTAAGGATGATAATTATCAAGTGTCTGCTAAGATCGACGATAAGTTTAACTTTAACCATAAGTCTGTATCTAAGTCTACGCTAAGTGTTAGGTTTAGTGATAAGTCTGAAACGTCTCACGCTACTCGACTAAACAAATCTGACGAAAAAATGCACGTTCTGTCGGCTGTTAACATTCCTACACTGACTACCTGCGAGCCTACGATGACGCTTAAATGCCAACCAGCCACCGTCGCATCCCAAACTAACACTGTACCTGCCTCTCAAGTGGAGAAACACTCAAAAGTTGATGATAAAACTGTACTGTTGAAATCAAGTTACcttaaatatgaccacgaatCAACTACAAGTAATAGAAATTCATCAAACCATGACCAAAATGCTAATGACTTCGTCTCCCTTAACGAGGAATCTTACGAAAACGACATTGGTTTTTCAAACACATTGAAGAACGATGAACATGATAACGATAATGAAGAttatgatgatgacgatgatgatgacaaCGACGACGATATCACACCCAAGAATATCTTacaatctgaaaaatattaccaGATGACATCATTCCACGATGGCTGTGCTGCCCGTAACGATGACAATTGCAACGATAATGGCAAACGGTTAAACACCAACAGACCGACCTCAAATATCCAAAAAATGACAGAGTTGTTTGCAATAGTGCGTGACCTGCTCTCTAGGTATCAAAAAGTTTACAAAAGCGACTTAGCGCAAAGTGAAATTATCTGTAAACAACTACAAAAAGCGCTgccaaatttattcaatcgtCCATATTCTTGCAACAAAATGTATCAATCTTCACtggaatacaaaaaaagatGGGGAATACCGATAATCTCTGGTCTGGCCGGGGGTGGAGAAAGTTCACTAAACACCGGAACTGCCACCAGCTGGGGATCAGCACCACCTGCGGCGcctaacaacaacaacaacaacgccGCCCAATCCGGTTGGGGTGGAACACCAGGAAATCCACCCGTAGGCACTGGACCACCAAACAACTGGGGTGGTAATAACGTGAATCGACCAGTCACCGCAAATCCCAATCAGAATCAGAATCAAGGACCCAGTGGCCAGAACATCCCAGGTGAGG GTAATGTGAACAAAGTAACCAATCCGAACCAATCTCAAAATCCGCAATCTGGACCAACAACATCTCAGTCAACTAACGCAACGTCAGGGAATCAGAATAACGGACAGTGGCCTCAGGGAAAATCCAGCAATCCTGGTGGATCTGGCCAGAGTCAATCTTCTCAGAATAACAACAACCCGTCTCAACAATCCACGCAGCCAGGAAGTAGCGCTAATAACAATCCGACTAATAGTGCAACATCTTCGACTGTAAACAACACGACAACAGCTGTTGCCAACAATCCTTCATCAAAGCAACAACTAGAACAATTGAACACCATGCGAGAAGCCTTATTCAGTCAAGACGGCTGGGGTTCT CAACACGTGAACCAAGATACGAGCTGGGAAGTTCCAACATCCCCGGAACCAAGTATGACCAAAGATGGCGTTCCCATGTGGAAACCACCTGTAAACAATGGTACAGAGTTGTGGGAAGCTAACTTACGAAACGGAGGCCAACCTCCTCCTCAACAGCAAGCCAAAACACCATGGGGACACACTCCTTCGACAAATATTGGCGGTACTTGGGGCGAGGATGACGATGCTGCTGATTCTTCAAACATGTGGTCTGGAGCGCCGACTCCTAATCCGCCCAGTACAGCTCAGTGGCCTGGAGCTGCTGCCAACCAGTCCAGCGGGATGTCCGGCGGTG GGACCAGTTGGGGCGATCCAAGAATGGATCCCAGGGATCCTCGAGACTTGAGAACTGTAGATCCGAGAGAAATGCGTGATCCGCGAGATCATAGAATATCCTTGGATCCAAGAGATCATATGAGAGTAATGGACCCCATGAGCCGTGACCCACGAATGCCCGATATGCGTGGCGATCCGCGCGGTATTTCTGGCCGTCTGAACGGCGCAAGTGCCGATGCTATGTGGGGACAACCACCAGGACCACAGCATCACCAAATGAGTCATCAACACCCGACGGGACCTCCTGCAAAGATGGTAAATCCATCCGGTATAAATCAGTGGGTAGCGCCACCGCCCAAAGAAATGATGCCAGGAAAGCCGTCTGGATGGGAAGAGCCTTCGCCGCCTACTCAGCGTAggaatgttccaaattacgaCGACGGTACTAGCCTCTGGGGTAATCCAGCTCCAAACCCACGTCCGATGCCAGGTGGCAAAGTTTCCCACTGGAAGGAGCTACCGACACCCAATATGGGCCGTGGAG GAATGCCCTGCCCACCTGGTATGCCGCAAAACCGAATGCCTGGACAGCCAGGCATGAAGCCAGATGTCAGTGGCCCGATGTGGGGTCATCCAACCGGTCCTGGTGGAAGTGGCGGTGGAGGAGGTGCCGGAGGTGGTGGCAGCGGTACAGGCGGCGGTGGAGGTGCTGGCCGCAACGGATCCTGGGGAGATGGACCTCACGACACTGCTAGTTGGGAAGATCAAAAAACACCTTCTGCTTGGAACGAGCCCCCGATAAATCCTCCTGCTTCATGGGGAGGCCCGACAAGTCATAAACCAAAACCTATGGGACCGACCGGAGGATGGGGGGATACAGAAATGGACCCGACTACCAGCTGGGCTCATCCACCCAAACAAATGCTCACCAAAGAAGTTATTTGGAATAGCAGAGAGTTTAGATATCTCTGTGATCTTGGGTACAAG AAGGAAGACGTGGAAACTGCTTTAAGAAACCGCGAAATGAACAGAGACGAAGCACATGAACTTCTCATTCAAGTACGTCCTCAGGATCATTGGCGTCGTCAGGACAGTCACACTGGATATGATCCTGCTAGTCAATCTGCTGCAGCTGCCGGATATCCGCCAAGGTTTAATCACGTTGCCCAACAGATATCTTTCCCGCCG GGGGCCGGAATGCCTAGCGTGGGGGCCTCTGGTGGCATGAGTGGTTCGGTCGCCAGCGCCAGTCTCCTCAAGCtccaacaacaacagcaacaacaagcagcTGTACAGTTGCAACAACAACAGCCCAGTGTCACGGCAGCGCCGCAGCCACCTTTTAATCAG ACGTCAAGAACGCCACAAAATCAGCCCTCTACCCAACAACTCCGAATGCTCGTACAACAAATTCAATTGGCTGTTCAGGAAGGCTATTTGAATCATCAGATATTGAACCAGCCGTTGGCTCCTCAGACCTTGATCCTACTTAACCAGCTGTTGCAGCAAATCAAAGTGCTTCAACAATTGCATCAGCAACATTCAGTGCAGTTAACGCTGAAAGGAAACAGTCAAACGGGACTGCAGATTAGCGTACAAATAACTAAGACTAAACAACAGATCGCCAATCTGCAAAATCAAATTGCAGTTCAACAAGCAACGTACATgaaacaacaacagcagcaacaacatcCAGCAACGCCATCTCAAGCATCTGATTATTATAAAACATCTGTACATGATCCTATGTCTGCGTTGCAAAATACCTTCAGTGACTTGACCATGAACAAGGAGCCTCAAGTA AGCCAACAACAGTCTCGTTTGAATCAGTGGAAGCTACCATCCCTGGACAAAGAAGGCGATCTTGGTACTAATGAATTTTCACGAGCTCCCGGTACTACAAGCAAACCGCCGACTACACCAGGTGGTCTCACTCAATCACACAGCAGTCCTAACATGAATCCTTTACTAGGACAAGGAGACGGGACCTGGTCTTCCAGACTTGGTGACAGCGGATGGCCAGACGCTGGTACCAGTGATTCTACAGATGGGAAAGACTGGCAACCCGGTGGTGCTGCTTTCACCGATCTGGTACCAGAGTTTGAACCTGGCAAGCCATGGAAG GGGAATCAGATGAAGAGCATTGAGGATGATCCAAGTATTACTCCCGGATCAGTGGTACGCTCGCCTTTGTCGCTTGCTGCCATTAAAGATCCCGACGCAATATTTTCATCGACCACCAAAACCTCGCCGCCACCTTCAGCCAACGCGGACACGTCGATCCCCAGTCTGAGTAACTCGACTTGGAGTTTCAACCCGCCAGCAACGACACCCAGCGTTTTTGCCAG TTCTAAGAATACCTGGGGTGAATCTGCTCCACCGCCTACCGCTGTTACTTCTGAGTTGTGGGGCGCTCCGATGAGCAAAGCTCGAGGACCTCCTCCTGGCTTAGGAAGCAAGGGCGGTGCAAGTGCCAGTAATGGTTGGGTTGGTTTGGCCGGAGTTAATCGATCGTCCAGTTCATGGGGTCTTCAATCCGGTGCCGTTGGTAACGCTGCTTGGGTCTCAACTTGGCTTTTGCTGAAAAACCTGACGCCACAAATCGATGGATCTACGCTGAAGACATTGTGCATGCAGCATGGGCCTGTACAAGACTTCAGACTGTATTTGAACCACGGAATTGCTTTGGCTAAATATTCGTCGAGAGATGAAGCTATCAAG GCACAAGGAGCACTGAACAACTGCGTTCTTGGCAACACGACAATATTTGCCGAATCTCCTGCTGACAGTGAGGTTCACACACTGTTGCAACATCTCGGCCACGGCGGTCAGCAACAAACCGCTGGAACGGCGGTTTCTGGATGGGGTCTCAGAACTACCAGCAAAGCCGGTCCTCCCCCAGACACATGGGGCGGTAGCTCAAGTCAGCTTTGGGGAGCCCCACCCGGTGGTAATTCATTATGGAGTAACGCAGGCATCGATAGCGGCGATCAACAAAGAGCTACGCCGAGCTCGTTGAATTCTTACCTGCCCGGAGATCTTTTGGGAG